Proteins encoded within one genomic window of Aquarana catesbeiana isolate 2022-GZ linkage group LG03, ASM4218655v1, whole genome shotgun sequence:
- the LOC141131602 gene encoding immunoglobulin superfamily containing leucine-rich repeat protein 2-like translates to MDIYIQLFGIIGYLFLVPSTCCPETCWCTNATQPTVDCSYRKLINVPTGLPFDLRHLSLSVNDISDLNSASFANILKVKFLWIAYNKITTIQPGTFQNLTNLTNLDLSHNQLLDFPWQDLSALKDLQLLNLNNNKLATVLSGAFKNSRSLRSLQLSNNHLFSLPEGVFDPLTTLSHLQLHHNDFHCSCSLSWLMDWIKKVQATIDRRGDINCLSPSELKGVSLEKVPDLLKCRKPIEVISDDPELGNTLLLCKEVGVPYMMIHKKDKTQESFGVAIKRFANGSVILSPEKQGITYLCHVSNQTVKTGDISVSLFHDKISGWPNEPGEKLLLFMVSGRVGSLVNEASHVVTICRIPWHMLLLLLSYIIP, encoded by the coding sequence ATGGATATCTACATCCAGTTATTTGGCATTATTGGTTATCTGTTCCTGGTTCCAAGCACATGTTGCCCAGAGACCTGCTGGTGCACTAACGCTACCCAACCCACTGTTGATTGCTCCTACCGTAAACTAATAAATGTACCAACAGGTCTTCCTTTTGACCTTAGACATCTTAGCCTCTCTGTCAACGACATAAGTGACCTCAATTCCGCCTCCTTTGCCAATATTTTAAAAGTGAAATTTCTGTGGATAGCTTATAACAAAATCACCACTATACAGCCTGGCACATTTCAAAATCTGACAAACCTGACGAATCTGGACTTGAGTCATAACCAACTCCTGGACTTCCCATGGCAAGATCTATCAGCCCTCAAAGATCTTCAGCTTCTAAACCTCAACAACAACAAACTAGCTACAGTCCTATCAGGAGCATTCAAAAACTCCAGAAGTTTAAGATCCCTACAGCTCAGTAACAATCATTTATTTTCTCTGCCTGAAGGAGTTTTTGATCCATTGACAACTCTGTCACACCTTCAGCTACATCATAACGACTTCCACTGCTCATGTTCTTTGTCATGGCTAATGGATTGGATTAAAAAAGTTCAAGCTACTATTGATAGAAGAGGTGATATCAACTGTCTAAGTCCTAGTGAGCTAAAGGGAGTTTCATTGGAAAAGGTGCCTGATCTTCTAAAGTGCAGAAAGCCTATTGAAGTTATAAGTGATGACCCTGAACTGGGCAATACTTTGCTGCTTTGCAAAGAGGTTGGAGTTCCATATATGATGATCCACaaaaaagacaaaacacaagaaAGCTTTGGGGTAGCCATTAAAAGATTTGCCAATGGAAGTGTTATATTAAGCCCTGAGAAACAAGGCATTACCTACTTATGTCATGTGTCCAATCAAACTGTAAAAACTGGGGACATTTCTGTATCTCTTTTTCATGACAAAATCTCAGGATGGCCTAATGAGCCAGGGGAGAAGTTACTACTCTTTATGGTGTCTGGAAGAGTAGGGTCACTGGTGAATGAAGCTTCACATGTAGTGACAATTTGCAGGATACCTTGGCATATGTTACTTTTGCTGTTGTCGTACATCATTCCATGA